A window from Micromonospora profundi encodes these proteins:
- a CDS encoding sulfite exporter TauE/SafE family protein, translating into MTGLIPDASLLIPVAAVVLVSSAVQSATGFGFSIVAVPFLAVLLGVRDGVVVNLVLSMIANAAVTVRVRQHSSVPLVRTMAFGSIFGLVPGMLVLYNADVRMLKIAIAVLVTIVAVILLTGARFRLPQRRATSVATGVASGFLAGSVGLGGPPLTVYLAGLDLGKVRYRATMSTYFTVLNIVLVPAQVVVSGLFRIVLWSLLLLPAVVVGGWLGERLFVRLGESVFIRVVTLVVLVAGLGGLLTTGI; encoded by the coding sequence TTGACCGGCCTGATTCCTGACGCATCACTTCTGATTCCGGTCGCGGCCGTCGTCCTGGTCTCGTCCGCGGTCCAGTCCGCGACCGGATTCGGATTCTCGATCGTCGCTGTTCCGTTTCTCGCAGTTCTGCTCGGGGTGCGGGACGGGGTGGTGGTCAATCTCGTGCTGTCGATGATTGCGAACGCCGCAGTCACGGTACGCGTGCGGCAACACAGCTCCGTCCCGCTGGTGCGGACGATGGCATTCGGCAGCATTTTCGGCCTGGTTCCCGGAATGCTGGTGCTGTACAACGCCGATGTTCGAATGTTGAAGATAGCCATTGCAGTTCTGGTCACGATCGTCGCGGTGATCCTGCTGACCGGCGCGCGGTTTCGCTTGCCGCAGCGGCGAGCGACAAGCGTGGCGACCGGTGTGGCCAGCGGCTTCCTCGCCGGCAGCGTCGGTCTGGGTGGTCCTCCCTTGACCGTGTACCTGGCCGGCCTGGATCTCGGCAAGGTGCGCTATCGAGCAACCATGTCGACGTATTTCACTGTGCTCAACATCGTTCTGGTGCCGGCTCAGGTCGTGGTGTCGGGCTTGTTTCGCATCGTGCTGTGGTCCCTGTTGTTGCTGCCGGCGGTCGTGGTCGGTGGCTGGCTGGGTGAGCGGCTGTTCGTTCGTCTGGGTGAGTCCGTGTTCATCCGAGTGGTGACACTTGTTGTTCTCGTGGCTGGGCTGGGCGGACTCCTCACCACAGGTATTTAG